TGCCTACTGGATTGTACCTGTCCCCAGTAGGAGTTCGTCATCTCAAAGATGTTGTTCATGTTATTCATCAGGGCCAGGAACTTCTTGTCTTTATAGTCATATCGTCTCCCAAAGACAATGGAGCATATGACGTTGGAGACAGCACAGCTCAGCGTGAAGGTTGGGTCAAAAGGCGTTCCTGGGATTTCAGAAAAGTTACAAACCATAAAGAAAACCAACTATGGCTACTCATGGCTACTGTGGGTAACCTGGGCTCTGGTTGTTAGTGGAAATACCAGAACAGAGTCTCTGAACGACACAGAAGGGTCCCCAAAAAGAACAGTATGTGATCACGGAATTATTTACTGCTCTGTAACGAGGGGCAGCTGGTGCATGGACAAAGCACGTGCTAATTCTATTCTATGCTAAAGACATGGGTCTCCCTTAATACAGtcctttttcttgcaaacatAAGCTATATTGAAACTGTAGCATACCCTTTGTTTTGTTGATCTCTTCTAGCAAGTGCTCAGATTCCTCCTGGATCCTCTCTTCAATGCTCCTCTTCCCCATTCCAAAGTTGCGCAGAGTGCTGAGAGCAAACCGACGGACTTGTAACCACTCCTGGTTGTTGCTAAAAATAAtccctgcagaggaagaaggaagagcaaagaCCTGGCTTGGGTGTGCTGGGTGTGAGATGAACAGAGGCTCACAGTGAGAGCGAATCCTGTCCCTGGGAGAGCACTGTCACGGTAGTGTCATAGAGTACTGTGGTTTGGAGACGCTCTATGGAGGTACTGTAGTCCACCTGCCTGCTTTTGGCCTTCTCCACCACATGCCCAACCTCCTTGTGAACAATTCATCGCTCGTATCTGCACATAATTCCccttgctgcagctgggggctgttGCCGCTTGCCCTTTCGCTGCACATCACTAAGATCAATCTGACTCCATTTCTCTACTACCCGCTTTGGGTGATGAAAGGCAGCAATTACAGCCCactctgccttcccttctccaggtagGACCCACACCCACTCCCCAGAGTCCTCCCTCCTGCATGGTACATTCCAGCCCTGATCTGCCAAATGAACgctcagcccttcccttctcctcagaaGGAGCTCACTCAGCAAACATACCTAATCCGTTGTTCGCCCTGTCTCCTATTGGCATGTGTCCTCTGGCAGCAAACTCGTCCGCGCGATCAACCAAGGCTTCTTTCACCACATCATGTCCGTGCAGCACCACCACTGGGTCAGAGCCCAGGTGCACTGTGAACACTGGTCCATACTCTTCACTGAGCTGTCAAAATGCAAGACAGAAGATGGCCATGGAGCAGAGCGGCAGGAGGAGTTGAAAAGTGGCCTTGCTGCTGCATCCCACGGCAGGCAGTGCAGCCTCACAGAGCAGCAACGTCAAGTTTTCGTCCTCTCCTGACAAATATAGGTGTGGAGAGGGTTCCCAGCTATCAGGCCCTGTGCAACAATGACAACAGCAGTGCGGGGGAGCAGCTGAGATCCTcatggcttttctgctcctctgggATAGCTGCTTATCAAGCTATGGTCACAGACTGTCCCCACGCACAGGTCCCACACACTTCTTGCCCACAGAAGAAAgtaagagagaagaagaaagtggcCTCACCTTCTGGAGGGTTGTGGCCAAGTCCTTTGGTTTCACCTGCAGCAAGTTACCTAGGATGGGAAGGGGAGCCGGTCCCGGAGGCATCTTCCCCTTTCCAGACCTCCCTCTCCATGCTGTGATGGAGAGCAGGCAAGCAATGCAAACCAGGAGGACAACAGTGGCTGCTCCCAGGAGCTCCATTTGCTTCTGTGGCTCAGGAGGGAGTGACTCTGGCTGCCGGAGCCCGAGTCTATATACCGAAGGGCTATGTTAGCTATGCTAGCTATGTTACCTCAACAGCAGGTTTTGGATCACGTGGCTGAGTCAGTCAATATTAGTAGTCAATCATTTGTTTGACTGCCCTGTGTTATGAAACTAGGACTTCTCTCAGTGTTAATTGGCCATCAAAGACACACCTTATCTCAAACAATTGCAGAGGCCAACTGAGGTTAAGAAATTTACAATGTGTTcataaaacttgttttgtttcatctaaAGTTTATTATTAAAGAGATCACACTAGGGGCACACTCTTCGACTCAGGCGCTCCTGGAAATTCACTGTCACGAGAGTATCTTCGAAGTACTTCagtgctgtttgcattttctgttctttggtaTTAATCGTACAAGCTCTCAGTGGGGTGAGCCATCCTTGCTTGTTCCTGAAGTCTTCCTGACATTATCAGTGGAGTTCGCACTGCGTGTGATGTGCCAAAGAACATACTGACGTGTTCTCCTCAATGCACAGCAATTGCCTCGGTCTCTCTCCCTAGAGATGTCTGGCCTCACAGGAGGGGAAAGTATAAAATATCCGTCTGGCAAGGGCAGAAAGGTCTCCAGACGTCACAATAGATGAGAAAGGATTTGCCGGGAGAGATAAGAAAAAGACATAAGAAAAGGGGACTAGACCTTGGGACTCTGACCTCTTTGAGGTCTCCTagaggaaagggtgagagaagcaggtagagaagagagaaatctTGAGATGGGTCTCTTGAGAGGGTCTCTGGGCAATGGCTTCCCAAGCTGAGCCAGAGGTGCGCTTGTGCGAGGCTGGGTATAGGTCAGTGCCACCTGGCCACTACTCCTTGCACTTGCAATGACCCAAGCAGTGCACCCAAGCTACTGCTAGAAGCTGGCACGTACGAGTTCCCTGTTTAGTTGTTGTCTGACTCCAACATGAGGAACTGCTCCCCTGGAAGGGACAGAGGTGCTCTGGGAGACTGCAGAGCATGTCTGGTGTGTTGCAAGGGCTTCAAAAAGAGCTGGGGAGGCTTCCTGCCCACTCTGGGGCTGTGTACCTGCGAGGTCCCAACAGCAGTGGCAACGGCGGGTAGAAAGGACCCTCAGGGCTGTGGCACTGCCTGTGCTCAGCTCGCTCAGTCTGGCCATAtccctctgtctttcctgagCTGCGACGCTTCTGCAGGCAGACAGGACTCATCCCACTGAGCGGAAGGTGTTGCGAGGACAGGGGACGTGGGACTTGGTGGGAATCAGCGAGGGGCCTGGGTGAACCAGGTGCTTGGTTGGAGTGTGCTGGGTTTGCTGTGCCGCAGCGTGTTAGCGTGAGTCTCCCCTTCACTCAGAGGAGCTAGTGAAGTTTTGCAAAAGTTTCTGCAGCTTCCCCGTAAGTTCTTACGTCATCCTTGCTCTCTTGCATTGGTGCAATAATTTGCTAGCTgttctttttaaatgtcatttcacttcttaaaacctgtagttcttttaaaatgtcatttcacttCTTAAAGACCTGTACTTGATACTTTGGTGGAAAAACTGAATTGCCAACAAGTTTGGGCTAGTTGCTTATCCGCTGACATGAACTCCTCTGCATCGGCTCAGATGTTGCCAGGGCAGTTCATGGGAGTTCATGTCGCTCTGGGTGAAAGCGGAGTTCATGGGAGTTTACACGGCTACAGGAGGTCTCTCTGCTGCCTGAGTTCATTGCCTTGCCACCTTCCCTGTAAAGTGCCGTTGACCCTGGGGACGAGGGCTTACTTCCTAGCTCTACCTCACAGTTTGAGACACACTTTGGGCAAGAGCCCTGGAACTGGGAATACTTTCaagctttctcatttttgtcaGAATAAAATCATTATATTCCAGATATTCCCAGCGCCCTGGCAGACACACTGGGGGTTTACAAGGGAGGAAAACACATCAGACTAGTCACTCAGACCCGTCCCTGTGGGAAAACACAGACCTTTTCATGTCACAGTAGTATTCCAGGGTTTTCCGAGTACTCACTTCTGTTTGCAGATGCTAAGAGTAGGCAGGACTGCTCTGTCCTCTCCGTTCACGTGAAAGTCCAGGAAGGCCAGGCTGAAATGCCCTCCTCTCCATCTTCACCAGGAGCTTTGGTTTTAAGTGAATTGGAGGCACATATTGGGGATAGTCAAAGAAAAGGCTGCCAGTGTtgtagctttttctctttttttctaaactaaaGCACAAGCTTGAAGCAAAACTGCCATCGTTGTGTAGAAGGCTTActgcctgagccttctctttttggACCTTGATTCAGAAGGTGGCACTGCAAAATGCCTCTCCTGCCCACTGTGCTGCCAGCACCCCTCATCCCCGGGAAGCTTGGtgtggatgtccctgctgtcGGCAAATACTGTTCACCTTCTGTGGAGGATTGTTTTGACCGAGCCTCTCCTCCATGCACTGCCAGTTTGTGCCACATATGGTGCACAGTACAAGCCAGACACAGCGATCTCGTCAGAGGCACTCCCACAATGCGCAGGGCGTTTTCTACGCCTCTTTCCAGCACTTCTTTGTGGTGGTGCTTAATACttacttttctttccacagaagcTCTAGAGAGCTTTCTACAGCCAGGGCTACTCCTACACTGCCGCTATGTCTGTCCCAGTCTCCAGGCTCAAAATTGTTAGGAGGAGAGGATTCTCCTGATGGATATCCCAGGAAGATTTTAGCTTGCTGGGGTCAGCTTCAGGCTAGTGGCCTACGGAGATTTTTTGCCTGCCCTACCTTCATCTTCTGCGTCGTCCTGTTTGTGGTGCTCTTGAGTGCTAGCTAAACTGGTGCTTACAGCTGGGTCACTGTACTGCGTGAGAACTATTAAATGGATGAGGAAGAGATTTGCGAGGAAGAGAGACCTGCCTGTTTCCTctcagccaagctgctttccgcTGCCTATCCCAACTTCTTCTGAACAAAGCATCTCGTTTCCGTGAATTTCAGGCTCATTTTCATCACCTCCCATCTCCACGTCCTCCAACACAGCTGTCAAGTGTCTGCGCGTCGAAATTAGGAAAGGGCACTTACCTGAAACCGTTCTCAGCACAGGTATTGCCTGGGGGATCTACAGCGTTCCCAGTGTTGTTTCACAGAGAGTTATTCTTCACGTACCTGTAGATAATTTTTCCTATGAGCATAAACAAAGTATTGGTGGGTTAAAGTGTATCTCTATAGCTCCAAAGTGCttcatttatttgttattttttaccTATTTATCAGCAGATAATGCAGTGAAGTGAAGCATTCAGCAGTCACGCGGTGGCTGTGAGATTTGGGCAAGCTGTCCTGGCACAAGCTTCTACAGAGATgaagcctccctccctgccaaagTCCAAATGTTTTCCCCAGGTTCCTCTCCACTGTGGCTGCCCGGTGCCCAGGCAGGCGCTGGGACCAGCCCATTTGGTTCGTGAGCGCGGCTCAAACAGCAGCCACGCAGGCAGCCTGTCGAGATCCATTTGCTTCAGTCTCTGCCGGGCAGAGCAGCGGGAAAGGTCTTGTACTTTGTGGAGCAGCTCTCCTGGTTGGTACATGAAAGAAGCAGCGCGCAGGGCAGGCACAGTGACGTTCTTCACCCGGCTGGCCGGCTGGGATCACGGCATCCTGTGCTGCTGTAGAGGAGCGACGGGCTGTGGGCTAAGGTGGAAGAGCAAAGGAAACACCTCCCTTGGACTCAGCTACGACCCATGCCTGCTGCTGAGGGCTGGCTGGAGGGGTGGGCACGCTGCCcgctgcgtggggctgggcagccgtcCGGAGGGTCTGCTGAGAGCAGGAGTGTGGGTGGCTACCAACGGCCGTGCGTTATTAAGGGTCAAGATTAGACGATCTCGGGATGATCTAGTCCCAAAGAAATAAGCAGATTACAAAAGAACACGGCGGCACAGGCTacgccagcgctgctgctgcaaaaagcagGGCACAAAAACGCACGCACCAACTATGTGCGTGCCACCCCTGCAGCAGCGTGAAGACATCCACGCCTCCATTGCATGAATACAGAAACATCTGTACGGAAAGATGGCCTTCCCATATGGAAATAAGGCTTTTACTCAGTGTGGGTGCTGTAGCCTGATGTGTGGCGAGGGAGAGAGAAGGCTCTACATGAGACACGCTGCAGGTACAGGcaggcgatgggtgctggcaggcagaggcTTTCTCTGGGATTACAGAGGCTCCCCTTACCTGTGTCTCAGGCCCATCCTGTCAGCCCACTTGGCCAGCCTTTGGGGGTGGGTGTCCCACAGAGCACATGGTCCTGCCACCTAGCAGCCATGCCCGGAACAGCCCTGGACTGCAAACGGGGCTGTAGTCCACAGCCAGGACCGTTTAAGGGGAATCACCTCCTTTTAGGTGTGCAAAGCCTGCCCGAGCGCCACAGTTTTCCACAGATTTCATGTGGAGGgctatttctgtgcttctgtgttggCACCCCATGTCCGGCATTTGAAGCGGCGGCtcctttaaaagagcaaaagagcGTTGTCACGCAGCTTCTTGCACTCATGCCATGTAATGAGCAATTAGAGCAGCAGTAGGGTACATGGGGAAAAGCTGGTGGATCTCCTGCATGGGCCAGCAGCGGGAAGAACTCGGGGTGAGAAAAAAGGGTTTGAAGACCCTCCTGGGGCTGGACAGTAAATTGCACAGAGGAGTTCCTCTCAGCTTAGTGACATGAATGCAGGCTCGTCTCTTGACATAAGCGCAGCTCCTGCTTGCACACCTTCAAAGGGTGCAAGCAGATTGCGCTGGGTTCAGAGCCAGGTGAGAGCAATGGAAGGTGTTAAACTGCTGGGCTGGGTCCACCTGGACACTTTGGGAATTTCTGGTCCCAGCTGGCTCTGCAATTTAAAAGGCTAGGCTGAGAGCAGCTGCTTTATGGTCCTTAGCAAGAGAGCAGGATGGGTGTTGCAGGGCAGTCTAGGGCTGCATTTGGAGCTGTGCTCTTCTGGGGCTTTCTTGGTCCCCTTGTTTGGGTTGTGGGGGCTCAGGGTAGTGTTTTTTCTGATCCCACCCTGCTGGTTTGTggccaagaaagcctgcagttcaCCTTAcctccaggctgggaagggaacgCTTCCTTTGTGCTGACTACTTGGGGTAAGTGAGGGTGGTGTCAAGAGGCTTTCTTACTGCTGTATTTTGGCACAGTGCAGGTGTATGCCTGGAATGAGGAGAAAGGGGCAGCTTTTGATGTGAAGTGTTGTCTAACGGCTTCAGTGCATCTTGTGTAACCAGGGGGCTGTTTGTATGACCTAGCAGTCACGGGCTTTGGTGGCGTGCCGTGCCTAGATCTAGATGGTCTTGGCTGCTGGGTCTTGGCTCTTCCCTCACGCACCCCTGCTGGCCCAGCCCCTAATACTGGCTAGGGCCTTTTTTCCGACAGAAGGGTAGGATTGTAGCGGACCCCGTCTTCAACGTGGGATGCTGAAACctctgctgctgtctcctcttTCCCTAGATACCGAGGGGGAGGCACACGTTCTGCAGAATGACTCTGAGTGTGGGCTCTTGGTATCTGGGACTCCAGATGGCTCCAGGAAAGTATTGGTCTCCTATACTGGCTGTTATGTCTTTGAATGGGTGAGTGACCTTAGGGGTTCTGCTGggactgtggctgctgctgctctggctgccctgACTGGTGTGGCTCTCCCCTAGGATGGCAATTACCTCATGCTGGTTGGGCTTGAAGGAACAGACGATGCTGGACAAAAGGTTCTTCATGAAGAGAAGCTGCTCAGGTGCCCTGTGGACCTTCCTGGTAAGACTGACAGCTCATTAGGAAGTCCCGCTTGTATCTTGTGGTGATGAGTGCCCTTCCTTTTGGATGTCTGTTCCTAGTCAgtctggggctgggcagagggactTACTGCTGTGCAGAAGACTCCCTGGAGAAGGGTTTCAGACAGAAGAGCCACCAACTTGCTGAGGGCTTGTGCCTCCTCTGCAGGGTCAGCAGGTGAATGTTCCTCATGTCTCCTAGACGTGTTCTGACTGCATCGATCCCTGCAAGTTCAGGGACTGAGCTGGAGACTGGGTACAATGATTTTTCCAAACTACCAGAGTTGATCCGGAATACTTTATCTTGACAGATCCCATACAGTCTAGTCTCTTGTGCGTGGCTTCAGGGGGAGTCTCTGTTCCAGGGAATGCAGGTCCCTTCTAAGCCGGCTTCCGTGCCAGCTCCAGGCTGTGTGTTTCACCCTCACTTGAGCCTAACTTCCCCCGATTTGCATGCAGAGTCACCAAGACATCTGCCAGCAGTGTCCTCTGTGTCTTTACCCCGCTGCTCCTTGTGCCTTAGCTGCAAACTCCTGCTGTTTCTTCCAGCCCTGGATGCTCCAAGCAGTGGTGTCTGTTCTGCTGTCCTCAGCCAAGACCGGCTGCTGTGTGCCTCCTTGCCTATCAGCCAGGGAGACTGTGAAGAGCGAGGCTGTTGCTATGACCCTAGGGACAGGGTGAAGCCTTGTTACTTTGGTCACACAGGTAAGTGTGCCTCCTCCTGGAGGAGCCGTGAACTGGGATTCCTTACTTCCCTGGTAGAGCAGTATTGGTGTGTACCGGTGCTGCTGAGTGCGTTCCTAAATGCAGGACTGGCTTCAAGGGTAGCCCTACAgagctgtggtgggttgaccctggctggacaccaggggccctgctctatcactccccctctgcactggacaggggagagaaagtaTAATGAAagactcatgggttgaggtaaagattGTTCActaattaccatcacaggcaaaacagactcaccTTGGGGAAATTAGTTAAATTTATTACCattcaaatcagagtaggataatgagaaataaatccaaatcttaaagcaccttccccccacccctccgttcttcccaggcttaacttcatGCCCAAATTCTCTACCTACTCTCCCCGCGCaacacagggggatggggaatgggggttgtggtcagttcatcccATGTTGTCTCTGTCGCCCCTCTCTCCTCacggggaggactcctcacactcttcccctgctacAGCATGGGGTCCCATCCAAGCATGGGTCCCTTttatgggctgcagtccttcaggaacagaccgttgcagtgtgggtcccccacatggtcacaagtcctgccagcaaacctgctccagcatgggctcctctccccatggggccacagctcctgccaggcgcCTGCTCTAGCGTGGGctttcccacagggtcacagcctcctttgggcatccgcctgctccagcgtggggtcttccacaggctgcaggtggatatctgctccaccatgaaCCTCCATGGTCTGCAAGGgcgacagcctgcctcaccatggtcttcaccacgggctgcagaggaatccCTGCtacagcgcctggagcacctcctcccctccttcttcactgaccttggcatctgcagagctgtttctctcacatattctcactcctctctccagctgcagttgctgGGCTGTTTtgttcccccttcttaaatatgttatcccagaggtgctaccaccgtcactgatgggctcaACCTTGGCTACTGGTGGGTCCatgttggagccagctggcatggGCTCTATCGGAtgtaggggaagcttctagcagcttctcacaggagccacccctatagcccccctgctaccaacaCCTTGCCACACAAAACTAATACAAGAGCTCATGGTGAGGTCTCTCCCCGTGCTTGCCTGGGGATCCTACGTGACTGCTCTTTCTGGTTGCACCTCTGTCCATTTGAGGCAATCCTAGATGAGAGGCCAGCAATGGTTTGCCATTGTTTTAGAGTACACAGGCATTAAAGCTGCATCCTGCGTGGGCAAAaatggagggagaaggagggatgaaCCTGGAATGTGAGCAAATATGATATTTTACTCAAAATACCACCAAACATTTCCAAAGAGAGGTGGAAACTACTGCATATTGTATTCTCTGCAGTACTCACAAGGTCTCCGAGTACCTTGTGACTACCATCACAGAAATTGTGTTTTACCTCTAGGACTTTTATATGACCATGATGCAGGGGACAAGAAATACCTACGTAAATGAAGATCAAGACAAGCGCTGCAAACCAGACATCCAAACACAAGCAAAGCCCGCGAGGACAAATAAGCCCAGAGGAGAGCCACCTGTGGTGGAATCCATTTATGAAAACCATCCACCCTGTCACTGAAGGAAAAGCACCGAGTAGGGGCTGGGACTAGAGATAACAGACACGATCCTTTTCCTGGACACCAGGGGTCACGCGGTTGCAGTTTATGAACAAGAgagttttctctttgtgtgtACATGAAATTCTACGGAGGACAGGACAAAAGAGACTTTGGAGAGGGGAAGAACTTGTTTGCAATGACGCCTCTGAGATGCAGAAGCTAAATGAGATTCCCCTGGAATACCCAAGGTCTCTGGGAGAGTTGGTTTTGCTGTCCTCCTAAATTTAagttcattcattttaataaataacatcTAAATCCTCGCAGTGATTCTGATGGTAGGAAA
The sequence above is drawn from the Chroicocephalus ridibundus chromosome 6, bChrRid1.1, whole genome shotgun sequence genome and encodes:
- the LOC134517302 gene encoding zona pellucida sperm-binding protein 4-like; amino-acid sequence: MLKPLLLSPLSLDTEGEAHVLQNDSECGLLVSGTPDGSRKVLVSYTGCYVFEWDGNYLMLVGLEGTDDAGQKVLHEEKLLRCPVDLPALDAPSSGVCSAVLSQDRLLCASLPISQGDCEERGCCYDPRDRVKPCYFGHTGLLYDHDAGDKKYLRK